A window of the Juglans microcarpa x Juglans regia isolate MS1-56 chromosome 5D, Jm3101_v1.0, whole genome shotgun sequence genome harbors these coding sequences:
- the LOC121265837 gene encoding UDP-glycosyltransferase 73D1-like: MASMITSQPHFVLIPLMAQGHMIPMIDMARHFAESGVIVSLVTTPYNASRFETAIHRATESGLPILLVQLEFPCQQVGLPIGYENLDILPSRDLLTKFYEGLSMLQQPLEKHLQNQRHPPTCIISDKCLSWTSETAQKFNIPRLVFHGMGCFSLLSSHNIKFYNAHHSVSSDSEPFVIPGLPQRIEITRAQLPGSLFAMLPGLDDVRDKMQEAESMAYGVVMNTFNELEPGIIEEYEKAIKKKVWCVGPVSLYNKESLDKFERGDKPLINEQQCLGWLNSMEPSSVIYACLGSLCHLVPSQIIELGLGLEASKQPFIWVIKTGERYLELVEWLENERFEERNKGRGLLIKGWAPQDFILSHPAIGGFITHCGWNSTIESVCRGVPMITWPLFSEQFLNEKLVVEILRIGIRVGVEIPVRWGEEEKVGVLVKKEKVEKAIALLMEGGDEGIRRRKKARELGEMARRVVKKGGSSQLNMSSLIEDISKLRFV, translated from the coding sequence ATGGCTTCCATGATAACCAGCCAACCTCACTTTGTTTTGATACCACTCATGGCACAAGGCCACATGATACCGATGATAGACATGGCCAGACACTTTGCAGAGAGTGGCGTGATTGTCAGCTTGGTCACTACCCCCTACAATGCCTCCAGATTCGAAACAGCCATTCATCGAGCAACGGAATCTGGCCTCCCGATTCTACTTGTTCAACTGGAATTTCCATGCCAACAAGTGGGACTTCCTATTGGGTACGAGAATCTTGACATCCTCCCTTCACGAGACCTACTGACCAAGTTCTATGAAGGTCTAAGCATGCTACAACAACCTTTAGAAAAACACCTCCAAAATCAAAGGCACCCTCCAACTTGCATCATATCTGACAAGTGCCTCTCTTGGACATCCGAAACAGCTCAAAAGTTCAATATCCCAAGGCTTGTTTTCCACGGGATGGGTTGTTTCTCGCTTCTAAGCTCCCAtaatatcaaattttacaaTGCTCACCATTCTGTCAGTTCCGACTCAGAACCTTTCGTGATCCCAGGACTGCCCCAAAGAATTGAGATAACAAGAGCCCAGCTTCCAGGTTCATTATTTGCTATGCTGCCCGGCTTGGATGATGTCCGAGACAAGATGCAAGAGGCCGAGTCAATGGCTTATGGGGTTGTTATGAATACTTTTAATGAATTGGAGCCAGGGATCATTGAGGAGTACGAGAAGGCCATCAAGAAGAAGGTGTGGTGCGTTGGTCCGGTTTCTTTATATAACAAAGAGAGTTTGGACAAGTTCGAGAGAGGTGACAAACCCTTAATTAATGAGCAACAATGCTTGGGATGGCTTAACTCGATGGAACCAAGCTCTGTTATTTATGCTTGTCTGGGCAGTTTATGCCACCTGGTTCCCTCACAAATAATCGAGCTTGGGTTGGGTCTTGAGGCGTCAAAACAACCATTTATTTGGGTGATTAAAACAGGAGAGAGATATTTAGAGTTGGTGGAGTGGCTCGAGAATGAAAGATTTGAGGAAAGGAACAAAGGGAGGGGACTCTTGATCAAGGGATGGGCTCCCCAAGATTTCATTCTGTCTCATCCGGCAATCGGAGGTTTCATCACCCACTGCGGTTGGAACTCAACGATAGAAAGTGTGTGTCGTGGGGTGCCAATGATCACTTGGCCTCTCTTTTCGGAGCAGTTCTTGAATGAAAAACTGGTGgtagaaattttgagaattgggATTCGAGTAGGGGTGGAGATCCCTGTCAGATGGGGGGAAGAAGAGAAAGTTGGGGTTCttgtgaagaaagaaaaagtagagaagGCAATAGCGTTGTTGATGGAGGGGGGAGATGAAGGCataaggagaagaaagaaagcaagaGAGCTTGGAGAGATGGCAAGAAGGGTAGTGAAAAAAGGAGGATCCTCTCAATTGAACATGTCATCCCTTATCGAAGATATATCCAAATTACGATTCGTTTAA